DNA from Danio aesculapii chromosome 10, fDanAes4.1, whole genome shotgun sequence:
ACAAGGGCAGTGCTATACGCTGAGAAGCAAACCCAGCTCAGAGAGATGCTCGTTAATGTTTTAGTGATGGTGATTTTCTGTGGGTACAGTAAAGGGTAACACACAGCCACATAACGATCAACagcaattaaaactaaattactaaGAGATGCTGAGAGaagtaatacaataaatattaaatagagCTTACAGAAAGTGTCTCTAAAGTACCAACACATCTCAATCAGTCTGATGGCTTCTACAGGCATGACAAGTCCAACAAACATATCAGTTACAGCCAGAGAGAGAATAATCATGTTGGTTGGAGTGTGAAGCTTCttgaagtgagagatggagatgatcaccagcaggttcagaaacacagtccatgctgacagcaatgacacaaacaaatatataatattatattcatCAATGGAGCGTTTCCCCTTGACACATGATGAGTTGATGTTAGGAAAGCAGTATTGAGTCTCCTGATCTTCCGTCTCATAGGCCATGAGTGAGTCTCCTCCTGTTAGTAGTTTGTTCTGCTCTCCTTTCTGTCCCCTTTCTATTTATACTGTCTGGATCAGGCTGACCAACCCATTTATTACCCAGTCTGATGTAATGCATCAGTTTTATTTCCCTTGATCTTTCTTGAACAAAATGTATGAGATGCAGTTAGTTCTTGCAGCcatatttaataattacaaaGGCAGTGCTATTAGCTAATTAGCAAAGCCAGCTCCGACAGATAATCATTATTGTTTTAGTAATGGTTATTTTTTGTTGGTACAGTAAAGTATGCATATTGTGTTGTCCCTTCAAgcaaatttgtttttgtgaagtgTTTTACCTAAGGAGATTTTTATATAATGAGGGATGGTTAAAtgtgtgattatttatttttctttgtattcACTTTATCATACAATATGAGCATTTTATCATACAAAGTATTGCTGAAAAGGTAAATATGTGGTGTGTAACTGGTGTATATTAAAAAAGTGTTAGAAAATACCATCTATAAGAAAACCTTTTCattgtaaaaacaaatgaaataatcaCAACATTTGGAGACTTTGTACTCATTTTTCCATGTGGATGATGTTTCAGGTTTGATATACAGAACAGATAAAATCAAAACTGCACAGGTAAAACATTTTGGCTGATTCAAGGCCACACATGAAGCTGTTTTCTAGATCAGGTTTAGTTTTTAAGGCATGACGATTGAGTATTGCAGTCCTATCTTGAAATTACAAGAGTTGGTGAAGTGGCTTTGCTGCATTTTGTAACATGAAGAGTTTTTTCTAATGTTGTGATTGTGAAATGCAAACCTAAAAGACCGGTTATTCCACTCAAACTACACACCTGCCACACCACTTTCAGATCTCCTCctgattacacaaacacacagctgaagctaatCAGAATTCCTtgaaaagacagtcagacagctgcatctcatccagaatgctgctaccaggattctgaccagaaccaggaaatcagagcacatcacacctgttccCAGGTCTTTACACttgctcccagttacattcagaatagatttgaaagtattattacttgcctATAAATCATTAAATGGCATAGGACCTCAATACCTTTAAAAGCTAGCTACTCCcaaacattgcaaaaaaatatgaaaattttaCATGGGACATAAAGCATTAATAAGCTGGCCTGGAATGGACATGGTGAGAATTTCACTCACAAATTTAGCTGGCGGTAGCATTTTAACTTTTTGCATGTATAGAGCAAGTGTCAATGTCATTATGAATGAGTTTAATACAGTTTTTGTATACCAACAAGCAAAACATTTCCAGacaaaaatattctaaatattacCGTATGGTATATTAATCCTGAAGCAGACACATAACCCCAAATACCCAATTTAAACACATGATAAATAGGTGCTACATAACTGTTGGCTGGTTTAGGTAACATTAAtcacatatcttttttttttttttttgatttttaacCTTTTGATAATTGATAAGAGAGTGGAAACAGGAATGCACAGGGAACAGGAAGAGGGgaagatcggcaaaggacctcaagtcATCAAACAAACTTGGGTCACTGTAAATACCTTAGAGATATGCATCAATGCACTTATCCACtaagcacacatatacacagttgaagtcagaattattagccccgctgaattattagcctccctgtttattttttccccaatttctgtttaacaaagagaagattttttttcaacacatttctaaacataatagttttaataactcatttctaataacagatttattttatctttgccatgatgacagtaaataatattttactagatattttttcaagacatttctgtacagcttaacatttaaaggcttaactaggtaggttagggtaattaggcaagttattgtataacgatggtttgttctgtagactatctaaaaaatatatagcttaaaggggctaataatgttgaccttaaaattgtttttaaaaaattaaaaactgcttttattttagccgaaataaaacaaataagactttctccaaaagaaaaaatattatcagacatactgtaaaaatttcattgctctgttaaacatcatttgggaaatattaaaaaaaatcaaagggaggctaataattctgacttcaactatatatattgtgtgtgtgtatgtgtgtgtatatatatatatatatatatatatatatatatatatatatatatatatatatacaaaaaaaattaatgttgCATATACATATTGATCAGAGAGGATGCCTGCTGTAATATTTTCAGAGTTAAAATGAGTTTAACTGTCTTTTTAAACCAGGGGTAAAATAGAGCATAAACCAGAGGATTCAGACCTGAGTTAGCATGAACAGcccatattaaaacatttataaccgGGGGAGAGTTTACCGATAAAGAACAGATATAGTAAGGAATCCAGCAGAGCAAATAAACTGACACAATAATTCCTAAAGTCAGAGCAGCTTTACTCTCAGATTTCCTCTTAAACAAACCCTCTGTTACACATTTACCACCCTTCATCAGAGAGTTTTTAACCTTTACTTGCTGATGAACTACATAGAAAATCCTCAGATATAAAGTGATGATCAGCACacaaggaaaaataaaacaaatgaacagaTCAGTGACTATCCAACTAAAACTCATCATCACTAAACACTCTCCGTAACACAGATCTGTTCTGTGTGAAGTGTCAGAAAATCCACTATTAATTACAAATGTAGTGTTATAAGCTAATAAGCAAACCCAGCTTAGACAGATAGTCATTAAAGTTTTAGTGATTGTTATTTTCTGTGGTTACTGTAAAGGGTGACACACAGCCACATAACGATCAAcagcaattaaaattaaattactaaGAGATGTTGTAAGAAGTAATGACACAAATAATAAATAGAGTCCACAGAAAGTGTCTCCAAAGTACCAACACGTCTCAATCAGTCTGATGGCCTCTATAGGCATGACGAGTCCAACAAGAAGATCAGTTACAGCCAGAGAGAGAATAATCATGTTGGTTGGAGTGTGAAGCTTCttgaagtgagagatggagatgatcaccAGCAGGTTCAGAAACACAGTCCATGCTGACAGCAATGACACAAACAAGTATGTGATGATATATCCATTACTGGAGCGTCTCCCTTTAACACATGATGAGTTGATGTCAGGAAAGTAGTATTGAGTCTCCGTGATCCTCTGTCTCATAGGCCATGAGTGAGTCTCCTTCTGTTAGGAGTTTGTTCTGCTCTCCTTTCACATTTTCATTGTAAAAGTCTACTATCACCTGCCAACCAGATGATATCTGCAGATTGACTGACACAtttagggcgcactcacactatgctatccgaaccatgcccaggcccgtttcccggatcgtttgagaattGTTAGTGCTCTGAAATGGGCTTAGACGTGGTTCAGTTGGCTGACCCTGGCCcaattggaagaggtgtgccagagcacggttcacttAGGCTCACTTCAGCGCGGTTCACTTGAGCGCGCTTGAGCCTGAagatgagacgtgacttttaaggtactgcttcatatggatttaataatcattcttactgttcaatgaatgcaaactgtcatagattataaaaaacacaaacccctcactgcacgatagctgcacctttagcaaacctcctaattcttgcagcacaaggacttttatgattgtttatcagcgtcaaaagtggctgatctcttcggcaaaatatttgactgcgtgtcacagCATCCTGAACCACTAAAACtatataaagaaatctccactgtgctgagcgagagcgcttcttaaactgaacatgTGCTCATGGCCAGGAGTGCGGGCCGCCGGGGGAGATGGGAGGGGGACttgcttcggcccggttcaaggcaactgcacatagtgtgagtacgcccttacttAATCTAGTTAAATTGGCCAAAAGCTGTAATCTAGATGCATTTACATCGTTTAAGTAGCCAATCTAAATCTGTGCCATTTCAAATCTTCTAAAGCATATAATTGGTGTGATGCCTGGTTCAGACTTATTTATAAACAGATCTTTCAAGCAATCTCACTTAAAAGGGTGGTTCAATGCTGTTTCATGCATGCAAAGTTATTTACGCCATTAATGAGTTAAACTCTCATGCTCAACTATGGGtcaagtttaaaaaatatatgataaataattatttgtaagtattgatttgcaaaaaatgtatttCCGGGGTGACCAGGTTAAACTTTTTTCAGATTCTGTCTCTATTTTATGTAACTAAGAGTAGACCTGCCCGATCGCGATtagaaaagtcatttttaaatagtaaaagcTGTGATTATTTCGATTAAAACTATGACGACAGCCGCGCTGACCATTAGAACCAATGGCAGGCCCTTTCATTGAGTGCGgaaacacaatgaccaatcacagGTGTTTAAAAACTCGCTCagcagcgctcaaaaagcaagctggatataatttacatttatttatttgctataaatgcgcACGTTGTCTTCTATGAATGTATTcgagttttgtttgatttagttttttctttgagcaggtaaaaatAAAGGCACAGCTCAAATATCTGACTGCTTGATTTAAAGGActtaattgtattacaaataatatatattcataaatgtaacattttaatacaaaaattcttgtgctgtgaagaatTTCTGGGATTTGCACATTGTTTGGAAGCATATGAATGTAAAAACATTCCAAAACAGTAATCAAGTCAAATCACATCAGAGCATgcttatttttttcagtattgaTGTAATGCTGTACTATGTGCTTGTGAAATGGCAGTGTTGGTACAGTAGGCCTCTCTTCAGGCAGTCGCATGAGTTGGTCTGTCTTTTGTTTACTTTTACTGATCAGTGAAAACATCAATGATGTAACAACTCTGAGGACcaattataattgttttgatttattctctgttattgatattattagaCATGATCCTCTACTGAACTGTTCATTAAATGTGTGAAAtactgtgaacacacacacacacacacgctaaagTGATGCAATACTGCCTCGAATACAATGAGTTCAGCTTAATGTGTGACTATAATTGGAAAAATAAACATGAtggcttaaaaaaaatgtaatgaaaaacatAAAGCATTCACTAGTCTTTGTATGCAATGGCCTGCATGAACATTACTAAGAGATGCtgagaaaaaatacatttaaatgtctcCAAAAAAttcccacacagaatctgcacgtgtagaaatctgcagattttaatCCCATCCAccattaagtctatttatttacttgtgtaaatgtgtaaatttatatttattgaatttttttatatgaattccagtaatattattgaccaatataaaaatgtttatgattaaattacaataaagtttgtaatataatattttctgtcttttagtagatatactatataagagacttgctttgtttcccaaataagtggatctaattggatttgcattgtaaacataaaataaatgttttaaattgtattatttttaatttcatattaagtttttagtttacTGCCAGATTTCTGCTTCTACTGGGGGTTGACAGGTCCTTCCCGATAGGTCGTGTTACTGATCGTGTTGGGCCAGCGAATGTGGACAATCTTTCTGAGAGAGGTGTGGATTCTTTGGGTGGTAGTTTTGGACATCTTCCAGGTTTCGACCCCGTACAACAATACTGACTTCACAATAGAGTTGAACAGACAGGTCTTGTTGGTCAAAGCAAGTTCTCTCGAAGCCCAGATGTTCTTGAGCTTGATGAAAGAGGTTCTTGCTTTGGCGATTCTTGCCTTAACGTCTGTATCTGTTCCACCCTGCTGGTTGATGATGCTGCCCAGGTAGGTAAAAGACTGTATCCCCTCCAGGGCACTTATAATCAGGAGTATTGGATTGTTGCAGCTCCAGTTGATCTTAAGAATCTTGGTCTTCTCTGTGTGAATGTTAAGTCCAAACTGTGATGCTGTGGCTACAAACACAATGGTCTTCTCTTGCATCTGTTGTGGCTGTGGGTGCGAGACTGTTGGCAAAGTCTAAGTCTTTCAATTGGCTACACAGGGTTCACTGGATTCCGGGCCTGCGTTCAATGGTGGATGTCTTCATGATCCAGTTGATAGTATTACAGAAACGGAATATGGATAACAAGCAACCCTGTCAGATTCCTGTCTTCACTTGAAAGCTGTTGGTGAGCATCCCTTGATGGATCACTCAGCAGGTTTTTCTCTCGTATGAGCTCTTGATCAGGCTGACCACCTTGGCTGGGATACCATAGTGCCAGAAGAGCTTCAACAGAGTCCCTCAGTCAACACTGTCAAACGTCATCTCATAGTTGACAAAGTTGATGTACAAGGGTCTGTTTCACTCCAATGACTGCTTGACTATGATGTGCAGCGTTGCAATCTGGTCCGTGCCTGATCCGTTCTGCAGGAAACCTGCTTGATCATCTCAAAATGGCTGATCGACAATGTCCTTCATCCGCTTTAGGAGGATTCGGTTGAAGTCCGGTTCGGTTGCTTGTCACTGACAGGTGTTTGATGTCTCTGTAGTTGTTGCAGTTACTGAGGTCCTCTTTTTTATTAAGCTTGATTAAGTAACCCTCCTTCCAGTTGGTCGGTATCTCTTTCCCCTCCCAGATCGTTTCGAAGAGGGGAAAGAGCAACTCCACTGTTGCATCCAGATTTGCTTTCAGATTTCTGCTGGTATGCTGCCTGGTCCAGCTTCCTCTCCATTCTTCATTCGGGTGATAGCCTTCTGCATCTCTCTGGTCAGCTTTTCGCAGTTGATAGGGAGATCTTTGTTGGTTGTGTTGATGTCTGGAGGGTTTGGTGTACTGGTCTATTCAAAAGCTCCTTGAAATGTTCAGACCATTTAATAATCTGCTGCTCTACTCTTATGATGGCCCTTCCCTCCTTGTCTCTGACGGGCCGTTCTGGCCTGTTGTACCCTACAGTTTTTTGTCGTGTTAACGGTTTCATGTTACCTTTATACACTGCCTACTCTGCCTCAGCAGTTAGTCCATCTATATAGTCTTTCTTTTCCTTCCTAATGCTCTTTTTTTTACTGCTCTATGGATTTCTGCATATTACTCTTAGGGCTTGACTTTTGATGCTCTAGTCTTGCTGTTGTTGACTGCCACCTTCTTTTGTTGCCTCTCTTCTAGCTTTTTTAAGGTCAGGTGATCCACTCTTTGTTAGTGTTTTTTTCGTTCCGACCACTTCTTGACAGTGACCTGCACACTACTTCCTCCCTCTTCCTTGTGCAGTTCATGTTGCACCTCAAACCTGAAGTCCAAACTCTTCCCTGACCTTTAGAGATCTTTAGACTGCTGACGTCATAATTCTCTACACTGTGTTGTTTCCTTCCAGTTCATCTTTAACTTCAGCTGCATGCTGCCTACTACTAGGTTGTTGTCAGAAGCCATGTCTGCTCCTCTTCTATCTCTAACGTTCTTAAGGGATCTACTAAACTTTTTGCTAATGCTGATGTGGTCAATATGTTTCTCTATCAAGCTGTCCGGTGATACCCAGATGCATTTGTGGATCTACTTAAGGTAAAAAAGGTTACCTCCGATGACCAATTTGTTGAGCACGCACAGTTCAAATCATGtttaaaacaaagaaattgtTTGTTTGAAGAAGCAGATTCAGGTGACATTTGAGCTGATCTGTACATCTCAAGCCAGTACGTGAAAAAACAATAACATGTTGGCCCTAGTTTGAACAGAGCTGAAGCAGTAGCCATGAAAAAGCGAAACTGCAGGTTGGACCAATATCCCTTCATCTGTGTCCTCTGATGCACACATGCACCATTGTGTGTAAATCTGAGAAGGCGCTGTTGTAATTTAGTCCttacatttaatctttaaatgaTGTATaaagcgacacggtggctcagtggttagcaatgtcgcctcacagcaagattgctggtttgagtcccggctgggtcagttggcgtttctgtgtggatgtgtgtgtggtctgtgtgtatgtttcccctgtattggcgtgggtttcctccggttgctccagtttccctcacagtccaaagacatgcgctataggtgaattgaataaactaaattggccacagtgtacgagtgtgtatgaatgtttcccagtactgggttgcagctggaagggaatttgccatgtaaaacatatgctggataagctggcggttcattccactgtagcgatcCCTGATGAGGGGgctaagccgtaggaaaatgatTACatgaatttgtaaaataattattcgTTGCTTCTCTTTACAATCTCActtgacttttctttaaaaaaaaattccttggGTGAGGATGCTTGCACTTTAAGTGTCATTTACATATCATGCCATGTCAAGTAGCAATTTGTAACTTAAGTAAACATCTCACATTATTATGCTTTACAATTATTCAATCAACTCATTGTTAGTTTAAATGATAATTGATCATGGAAATTGACATCCCTGGGTCTCCTCAGTTTTCCACCTTGTGCTGAGATAAAGTGGGTCATGGTCATGGATAATGGTCATGCTCATGTTTGATATCAGATTTATTCATGACCACATATCAGTTGTCACTGAGAAATGATCAACATCTTTCAAGCAAAATCTAATTCCAACCGTTTATGTAATGCTTTTGTCATTTATGCCCTGTGTTTGTGCATTTTATCAGTTAAACACATCTTCAGTTCAAATTTCAGTTAAGGAGACTGGAACCACTGAATGATAAACAGaaactaaatgtaatttaaaaataaacaaagaaaaaatacaaagaaCATAATGAAAGCAAGAAGCAGCTCTTCATAGACAGCTGCTGCATAAATATAAGCAGAACAGCATGATACAGTGTTTGAGGCCTGGACCTCACGTTCTTCACTGTTGTCAGCTCTCCTTTTTTTTCTGGAGATCTTCTGTTGGGCTGGAGACAGGTGTGCTGCACAAATGATGCTCACTATCACTCACTCAACAAgctaattgtatttaatataccGTAAAGCACTGATAAGCAGGTCTGGAGCTGCCATGCAGAGAATTATGAACTTATAGTTGGTGGTAGAGTTTTATTTCAACACTTCATCGTTCATTCTTGGGATAGAGAAAGAGTAAGTGTCAACTTCATCATAAATAAACAGGTAGCAACGTTTGTTGCTTGCAAGCCCACATATTTTGTGACCGTTAGAAATATGATTATATGACATTGAAATTACAAGTGCAAAACAAGGTGAACCATATAAACCTCCTTTACGCTATTCACACCGATATTAACGTGGACTACATATTGCTGTCAGTCACATATCTTTTTGTATTTGCAGCAGTACATCATAAGCTACTTAAACATATTTTTCTGTTTATACTTTACTGTGTGCAATATAACATTAGTGGTGAAAATTACTAATAGAAAATTTAAGACTGGTATATCTGCCTGTATTTGTGACAGCTTTGCAAGTGATTATCATTCATTACGTGAAAAAATATTGATCAGAGAAGATGCCGGCAAAAATATTTTCAGAGTTAAAATGAGTTTAGCCGTTTTTTTAAACCAGcgataaaataaagcataaaccaGAGGATTCAGACCTGAGTTAGCATGCAAAgtccatattaaaacatttagAGTTGTGGAAGAGATTACAGTTAGAGAACAAATATAGTATGGGATATAGCAAAGCATATAAACTGATACCATAATTCCTAAAGTCAGAGCAGCTTTAATCTCAGATTTCTTCTTCACTGAACCCTCACTTACACATTTACCACCCTTCATCAGAGAGTTTATATCCTTCACTTGCTGATGAACTACATAGAAGATCCTCAAATATAACATTATGATCATGGTGCAAggaaaaattaaagaaatgcaCAGATCAGTGACTGTCCAACTAAAACTTAACATGAATAAACACTCTCCATGACACACATCTATTCCGTGTGAAGTGCCAAAATGTCCATTATTAACTATAAGGCTAGTGTTATAAGCTGATATGCAAGCCCAGTTCAGACAGATACTCATTAACATGTTAGTGACGGTTATTTTCTGTGGGTACAGTAAAGGGTGACACACAGCCATATAACGATCAACagcaattaaaactaaattaccaAGAGATGTTGAGAGAAGTAATGACACGAATAATAAATAGAGTCCACAGAAAGTGTCTCCAAAGTACCAACACTTGTCAGTCAGTCTGATGGCCTCTACAGGCATGACAAATCCAATAAGCAGATCAGTTACAGCCAGAGAGAGAATAATCATGTTGGTTGGAGTGTGAAGCTTCttgaagtgagagatggagatgatcaccAGCAGGTTCAGAAACACAGTCCATGCTGACAACAGTGACACAAAAAAATATGTGATATTAAATCCATGTCTTAAGCGTTGTTCCTTGACACATGATGAGTTGATGTCAGGAAAGCAGTATTGAGTCTCCTGATCCTCTGTCTCATAGGCCATGACTGAGTCTTGCCCTGTTAGGAGTTTGTTCTGCTCTCCTTTCTGTCCTTTCATTTATACAGTGTCTGGATCAGACTGACAAACCCATCTACCGCCCACTCTGATGTAATCtatcaaaatgtttttattttttttcctccagtCTGTTTGTTGAACATTAACTGTTAAATTCAGTATGTTTCTTGAGTTCAGGTTAGCGTTTTCTACTGCTGGTCAAAAGTAAAGTCGAGCTCAAAAATGGGTTTAGATTTTGTATTGTTATTATGTATTTCCACATGAAAGCTGGGCACAGGTGGAACTGAATTGACCTCTGGTGTGGAGGTCACTGCTTCAATTAGCTGCTGAAAAGCTTTTATTTGTGTGGCTCTGGTGCTAAATTGATGTTGGTCAACTTCTTTCAGGTGACAGTTGTGGCCTAAAGGTCAGGGAGATGGGTTTGTGACCCAAAGATCAGAGGTTTGAGTTTTGATACCAGCAGGAATTGGTGTATTGTATAGTGTGGTAAATTCCAGGGCTGggaaatgaattaaattgaaatagCAGATGTGATTAATCAAAAGCTGCAGGTATCATACACACTTTCTTAGGGTAACATGGCAAGTACTCCAAGACCAGTCCTAAGTGGAATAGGGGTTGCACAGGGGTTCAACTGGTTTACTTTATTGCTCTGCCATGATGCTTTTTGATTGACGTTGACTAGTTGCACTTCACAGATCATACGATTCCAGACCTGAACAAAAT
Protein-coding regions in this window:
- the LOC130235723 gene encoding trace amine-associated receptor 13c-like, with the translated sequence MKGQKGEQNKLLTGQDSVMAYETEDQETQYCFPDINSSCVKEQRLRHGFNITYFFVSLLSAWTVFLNLLVIISISHFKKLHTPTNMIILSLAVTDLLIGFVMPVEAIRLTDKCWYFGDTFCGLYLLFVSLLLSTSLGNLVLIAVDRYMAVCHPLLYPQKITVTNMLMSICLNWACISAYNTSLIVNNGHFGTSHGIDVCHGECLFMLSFSWTVTDLCISLIFPCTMIIMLYLRIFYVVHQQVKDINSLMKGGKCVSEGSVKKKSEIKAALTLGIMVSVYMLCYIPYYICSLTVISSTTLNVLIWTLHANSGLNPLVYALFYRWFKKTAKLILTLKIFLPASSLINIFSRNE